The following are encoded in a window of Solidesulfovibrio magneticus RS-1 genomic DNA:
- a CDS encoding TrkH family potassium uptake protein, whose protein sequence is MWLKKIYTPLALPIHFFAAAIFLGAGLLCQPISCVGEPVSFLDALFTATSAACVTGLTVVDTGTAYNRFGQTVILALIQLGGLGIMTFSTLIFYLWRRRVSLADHIAVGQSLLHDASFHLGRFLVRMAAVTVFIEAVGALSLYAFDPVGFAPFSAVFHSVSAFCNAGFGLRPDNLVAYAGNPGVNGVIMWLIVSGGLGFAVLIEGYRVVKDRLVILVTAPGRRPLALSWQARTIFGVSAFLIFAGAAMIYCGEFLGGRYGELSLLDKAMAALFQSVTCRTAGFNTIDIGRMADASLVIMILLMFIGGSPGSCAGGIKTTTFRVLVAFGRAKMFGRKQSVVGRYAVDDDTVDRAVTLTIFALGLVLASVLLMCFTEGAVAPHVEAGGRFLEILFEVVSAFGTVGLTTGITTSLTPAGKLVIIMLMFVGRLGPILFLSVLQGFEEPRRYRWPEQGMMIG, encoded by the coding sequence ATGTGGCTGAAAAAGATCTACACCCCGCTGGCCCTGCCCATCCATTTCTTCGCTGCGGCCATTTTCCTCGGGGCCGGGCTATTGTGCCAGCCCATAAGCTGCGTCGGGGAGCCGGTCTCCTTTCTCGACGCGCTTTTTACCGCCACCTCCGCCGCCTGCGTCACCGGGCTGACCGTGGTGGACACCGGCACGGCCTACAACCGCTTCGGCCAGACCGTCATCCTGGCCCTTATTCAGCTTGGCGGCCTGGGCATTATGACCTTTTCCACGCTCATCTTTTATCTCTGGCGACGCCGGGTGTCCCTGGCCGACCACATCGCCGTGGGCCAAAGCCTGCTCCATGACGCTTCCTTCCACCTGGGCCGCTTCCTGGTGCGCATGGCGGCGGTCACGGTTTTTATCGAGGCCGTGGGAGCGCTTTCCCTTTACGCCTTCGATCCCGTGGGCTTTGCGCCCTTTTCCGCCGTGTTCCATTCCGTCTCGGCCTTTTGCAACGCCGGCTTCGGGCTAAGGCCCGACAATCTCGTGGCTTATGCCGGTAATCCCGGGGTCAACGGCGTCATCATGTGGCTCATCGTCAGCGGCGGCCTGGGGTTTGCCGTGCTCATCGAAGGCTACCGGGTGGTCAAGGACCGGCTCGTCATCCTGGTGACCGCCCCTGGCCGGCGACCTCTGGCCCTGTCCTGGCAGGCCCGTACCATCTTCGGCGTGTCGGCGTTTCTGATCTTTGCCGGCGCGGCCATGATCTACTGCGGCGAGTTCCTGGGCGGCCGCTACGGCGAGTTGTCGCTGCTCGACAAGGCCATGGCCGCGCTGTTCCAGTCCGTCACCTGCCGCACGGCCGGATTCAACACCATCGACATCGGCCGCATGGCCGACGCCTCCCTGGTCATCATGATCCTTTTGATGTTCATCGGCGGTTCGCCGGGCTCCTGCGCCGGCGGCATCAAGACCACCACCTTCCGGGTGCTGGTGGCCTTTGGCCGGGCCAAGATGTTTGGCCGCAAACAGTCGGTGGTGGGGCGTTACGCCGTGGACGACGATACCGTGGACCGGGCCGTGACGCTCACGATATTTGCCCTCGGGCTGGTCCTGGCCTCGGTGCTGCTCATGTGCTTCACCGAGGGCGCGGTGGCGCCCCATGTGGAAGCCGGCGGCCGGTTTCTGGAAATCCTTTTCGAAGTGGTGTCGGCCTTCGGCACGGTGGGCCTGACCACGGGCATCACCACCAGCCTGACGCCGGCCGGCAAGCTGGTCATCATCATGCTCATGTTCGTGGGCCGGCTGGGGCCGATTCTCTTCCTGTCTGTGCTCCAGGGCTTCGAGGAGCCCCGGCGCTACCGGTGGCCCGAACAGGGCATGATGATCGGATAA
- a CDS encoding potassium channel family protein has translation MVEERICIIGLGKFGFHLGRCLVELGREVLGVDGDEDKVKNAQNVFTQVYQLDARDKKALEQIHVDEMSHVVVSVGHSMEASILISLYLKELGVPQVWVKAISTDHEKLLHKIGVDNVFIPERFAAKNMAHQLASPGLIEYLPMDKDVALKEIGIDDWAGRTLRQLDLTNKHQVQVIARKRVGEDHYSFIPRADEELRQGDKLVIVGREDRLTRLRP, from the coding sequence ATGGTCGAGGAACGGATCTGCATCATCGGACTGGGCAAGTTCGGGTTTCATCTGGGCCGGTGCCTGGTGGAGCTCGGGCGCGAGGTGCTTGGCGTCGACGGCGACGAGGACAAGGTCAAAAACGCCCAGAACGTCTTTACTCAGGTCTACCAGCTCGACGCCCGGGATAAAAAAGCCCTGGAGCAGATCCACGTGGACGAGATGTCCCATGTGGTGGTGTCGGTTGGCCATTCCATGGAGGCGAGCATCCTTATTTCGCTCTACCTCAAGGAACTCGGCGTGCCCCAGGTGTGGGTCAAGGCCATTTCCACGGACCACGAAAAGCTGCTGCACAAAATCGGCGTGGACAACGTGTTTATTCCCGAGCGCTTTGCCGCCAAGAACATGGCCCATCAGCTCGCCAGTCCCGGGCTTATCGAGTATCTGCCCATGGACAAGGACGTGGCGCTCAAGGAGATCGGCATCGACGACTGGGCCGGCCGGACCCTGCGTCAGCTTGATCTCACCAACAAGCATCAGGTCCAGGTCATCGCCCGCAAACGGGTCGGCGAGGACCATTATTCGTTTATTCCCCGGGCCGACGAGGAACTGCGCCAGGGCGACAAGCTCGTCATCGTCGGCCGCGAGGACCGGCTGACCCGGCTGCGTCCCTGA
- the cgtA gene encoding Obg family GTPase CgtA produces MRFVDEAWIVVRSGKGGRGAVSFRREKFIPRGGPDGGDGGEGGDVVFRANPDLLTLYDLRLRRIYEAKNGQGGMGRQKCGKAADDLYIDVPVGTQLFELPPLPAPDSFDDEPEEPVQTWVPEQAMDIAVDDEADEAPAIESEAPDDEPTFLVDMTEPGQTFIACRGGRGGKGNLHFASSTMRTPRFAQPGEPGEERRIKLVLKVLADVGIIGLPNAGKSTFIAAVSRARPKIAPYPFTTLTPNLGVIEHDDACRRLVLADIPGLIEGAHLGQGLGHRFLRHVERTRVLLHVVSAEDASAEGVFEAFGVVDEELRKFDPALAERPQIRVVNKIDLLTPEELAERKAAAKAAGEKLFFMSALTGEGVEAVVEALWEAAAPEAPEAEEDAWPDASGGPEEI; encoded by the coding sequence ATGCGTTTTGTCGACGAAGCCTGGATTGTGGTCCGCTCGGGCAAGGGCGGTCGCGGCGCGGTGTCGTTTCGCCGCGAGAAGTTCATTCCCCGGGGCGGCCCGGACGGCGGCGACGGCGGCGAGGGCGGCGACGTGGTGTTTCGGGCCAACCCGGACCTGCTGACCCTGTACGACCTGCGGCTGAGGCGCATCTACGAGGCCAAAAACGGCCAGGGCGGCATGGGCCGGCAGAAATGCGGCAAGGCCGCCGACGACCTCTATATCGACGTGCCGGTGGGCACCCAGCTCTTCGAGCTGCCGCCCCTGCCTGCGCCGGATTCCTTTGACGACGAACCCGAGGAGCCGGTCCAGACCTGGGTTCCCGAACAGGCCATGGACATCGCCGTGGACGACGAGGCGGACGAAGCCCCGGCCATCGAGTCGGAAGCCCCGGACGACGAGCCCACGTTCCTGGTGGACATGACCGAGCCCGGCCAGACTTTCATCGCCTGCCGGGGCGGACGCGGCGGCAAGGGCAACCTGCACTTCGCCTCCTCCACCATGCGCACGCCCCGGTTCGCCCAGCCCGGCGAACCCGGCGAGGAGCGGCGCATCAAGCTCGTGCTCAAGGTCCTGGCCGACGTCGGCATCATCGGCCTGCCCAACGCCGGCAAGTCCACGTTTATCGCCGCCGTGTCCCGGGCCCGGCCGAAGATCGCGCCCTATCCCTTCACCACGCTGACCCCCAACCTCGGGGTTATCGAGCACGACGATGCCTGTCGTCGGCTGGTTTTGGCCGACATCCCGGGGCTTATCGAAGGCGCGCACCTGGGCCAGGGCCTGGGGCACCGGTTTTTGCGCCATGTCGAGCGCACCCGGGTGCTGCTGCACGTGGTTTCCGCCGAGGACGCCTCGGCCGAGGGCGTGTTCGAGGCGTTTGGCGTGGTGGACGAGGAGCTGCGCAAGTTCGACCCGGCCCTGGCCGAGCGGCCGCAGATCCGGGTGGTCAACAAGATCGACTTGCTCACCCCCGAGGAATTGGCCGAGCGCAAGGCCGCGGCCAAGGCGGCCGGCGAGAAGCTCTTTTTCATGTCGGCCCTGACCGGGGAAGGCGTGGAGGCGGTGGTGGAGGCTCTGTGGGAGGCCGCCGCCCCGGAAGCGCCGGAAGCCGAGGAAGACGCCTGGCCCGACGCCTCGGGCGGCCCTGAAGAGATCTAG
- a CDS encoding class I SAM-dependent rRNA methyltransferase, with the protein MQRKPLTLRNNEERRLRAGHLWVFSNEVDTKKTPLTAFAPGEEALVTASRGRPLGVATVNPGSLICARLIDRDPEAVLDADFFRARLREALALRQRLYPTPHYRLLFSEGDHLPGLVLDRFGDVVVGQCNTAGMDARKALILEALLAELSPRAVIWRNDSASRDLEGLPRTVEVAYGDAPDHLDVEEDGARFAVPALGGQKTGWFYDMRENRSKLCRLVAGRTVLDLFAYAGAFGVRAALAGAAKVVCLDSSETACAMAAENAARNGVADRVTVVRADAADYLEAAAAEGRTFDVVSLDPPALVKRKKDLEAGLKAYERFNRLAMDVVADGGLLMTCSCSQHVDAYELRRAALRAAAGRNLRAQILDQGRQGPDHPGHPAMAETEYLKSFLLRLVRP; encoded by the coding sequence ATGCAACGCAAGCCCCTTACCCTGCGCAACAACGAGGAACGCCGCCTGCGGGCCGGACACCTGTGGGTGTTCAGCAACGAGGTGGATACGAAAAAAACCCCGCTGACGGCCTTCGCCCCGGGCGAGGAAGCCCTGGTGACGGCCTCGCGCGGCCGCCCCCTGGGTGTGGCCACGGTCAACCCCGGCTCGCTCATCTGCGCCCGGCTCATCGACCGCGACCCCGAGGCCGTCCTTGACGCCGACTTTTTCCGCGCCCGGCTGCGCGAAGCCCTGGCCCTGCGCCAGCGGCTCTACCCCACGCCCCACTACCGGCTGCTTTTCTCCGAAGGCGACCATCTGCCCGGGCTGGTCCTGGACCGCTTCGGCGACGTGGTGGTCGGGCAGTGCAACACCGCCGGCATGGACGCGCGAAAAGCCCTGATCCTGGAGGCGCTGCTGGCCGAGCTGTCGCCCCGGGCCGTCATCTGGCGCAACGACAGCGCCTCGCGCGATCTCGAAGGCCTGCCCCGGACCGTGGAGGTCGCCTACGGCGACGCGCCGGACCACCTCGACGTCGAGGAGGACGGCGCGCGCTTTGCCGTTCCGGCCCTGGGCGGCCAGAAGACCGGCTGGTTCTACGACATGCGCGAGAACCGCTCCAAGCTGTGCCGGCTGGTGGCCGGCCGCACGGTGCTCGACCTTTTCGCCTATGCTGGAGCCTTTGGCGTGCGGGCCGCCCTGGCCGGAGCGGCCAAGGTGGTCTGCCTGGATTCGTCGGAAACGGCTTGCGCCATGGCCGCCGAGAACGCCGCCCGAAACGGCGTGGCCGACCGGGTGACGGTGGTGCGGGCCGACGCGGCCGATTATCTCGAAGCCGCCGCCGCCGAAGGCCGGACCTTCGACGTCGTCAGCCTGGACCCGCCGGCCCTGGTCAAACGCAAAAAAGACCTGGAAGCGGGACTCAAGGCCTACGAACGCTTCAACCGGCTGGCCATGGACGTGGTGGCCGACGGCGGCCTGCTCATGACCTGCTCCTGCTCCCAGCACGTGGACGCCTACGAGCTGCGCCGGGCCGCCCTGCGCGCCGCCGCCGGCCGCAACCTGCGGGCCCAGATCCTCGACCAGGGCCGCCAAGGCCCGGACCACCCCGGCCACCCGGCCATGGCCGAGACAGAGTACTTGAAGTCGTTTTTGCTGCGGCTGGTGCGGCCGTAG
- a CDS encoding ABC transporter substrate-binding protein — translation MRLVAWLTLCCALMAWGCGRDEPILIGYSGPLTGGRADLGVQGRNGATLAVEDVNARGGIAGRPLKLVACDDGATPESAVEADAQLIKAGVSAIVGHMTSAQTLAALPQAAAAGLVMLSPTTATPELSGKKDLFFRVIPTNVAWGLALAHHAAGAGRPAVCLVGDSDNLSYVQSFLDAFDQGYDEAGGHVACRRMFSSREGVDWAALVDAATKNGVGAVVAAASAKDVAALARAMDAAGKRLPILCPTWPYTREILTMGGRSVDGIVFAASYTEDNPRPRFQDFMRRYQERFGWPANFAAVYAYEAVEVLATALGRTGGRTAGLPEALLALGQQEGLMSSFAFDAYGDVHRQTFLVTIRDGRFSALEGD, via the coding sequence ATGCGTCTTGTCGCCTGGCTGACCTTATGCTGCGCCCTGATGGCCTGGGGCTGCGGCCGGGACGAACCCATCCTCATCGGCTACAGCGGCCCCCTCACCGGCGGCCGGGCCGATCTCGGGGTGCAGGGCCGCAACGGCGCGACCCTGGCCGTGGAGGACGTCAACGCCCGGGGCGGCATCGCCGGCCGGCCGCTTAAGCTTGTGGCCTGCGACGACGGGGCCACGCCGGAAAGCGCCGTGGAGGCCGATGCCCAGCTCATCAAGGCCGGCGTATCCGCCATCGTGGGCCACATGACCAGCGCCCAGACCCTGGCCGCCTTGCCCCAGGCCGCCGCCGCCGGCCTGGTCATGCTCTCGCCGACCACGGCCACCCCCGAACTTTCGGGGAAAAAAGACCTGTTTTTCCGGGTGATCCCCACCAATGTCGCCTGGGGGTTGGCTTTGGCCCACCACGCCGCCGGAGCCGGACGGCCCGCGGTCTGCCTGGTTGGCGACAGCGACAACCTCTCCTATGTCCAAAGCTTCCTGGACGCCTTCGACCAGGGCTACGACGAGGCCGGAGGCCATGTGGCCTGTCGCCGGATGTTTTCCTCCCGGGAGGGCGTCGACTGGGCGGCCCTGGTGGACGCCGCGACGAAAAACGGCGTTGGGGCCGTGGTGGCCGCCGCCTCGGCCAAGGACGTGGCCGCCCTGGCCCGGGCCATGGACGCGGCCGGCAAGCGGTTGCCCATCCTGTGCCCCACCTGGCCCTATACCCGGGAAATCCTGACCATGGGCGGGCGCAGCGTGGACGGCATCGTGTTCGCGGCCAGCTATACCGAGGACAATCCCCGGCCCCGGTTCCAGGACTTCATGCGCCGCTATCAGGAACGCTTCGGCTGGCCGGCCAATTTCGCCGCCGTTTACGCCTATGAGGCGGTGGAGGTCCTGGCCACCGCCCTGGGCCGCACCGGCGGGCGCACGGCGGGCCTGCCCGAAGCCCTGCTGGCCTTGGGCCAGCAGGAAGGCCTCATGAGTTCCTTCGCCTTTGACGCCTACGGCGACGTGCACCGCCAGACCTTTCTGGTCACCATCCGGGATGGGCGGTTTTCGGCCCTTGAGGGAGACTGA
- a CDS encoding sensor histidine kinase: MRTSPLSRVVGRSLLMRLVAPGLALLALLATATAGLQWRAMERDNVRLAKTLAAFVSAYLDNAYGSLEVFARRLPDTQGAASGEALGELLLFSPTMRRLLWIDAAGMVAETAPPGQAGADFPLQFDRLRGERLMLSRPLPSPVDGRLCVYIGVRGPKGTILAGELDLGGLAQQLPSMAGMPDARVMACDAYGNLIVHPESRQVAEQANIGDTPLFLAAKAGRHRVVYAQGGRLWLGTAGKAEPGDWQVLLAVPVWELVAPALYPTGLLFVFMAGAFVLTSGLLRKELRERVEEPLARFAASLPKSVDETEGSAPFAELSVFEGAFDEMAKALVKNERLFRSSFEQAAVGMGHAAPDGAWLRVNDRLCGLAGRGRAELLAGSLDGLADGEDREALRAGMATALAGGAATFAREASVIRPDGLALRCALTVNLVRDEAGEPEYFLCVGEDVTDRCRAGEALRQSLEDKELLLREVHHRVKNNLQVISSLFFLQAEVTNNAEAREVLLESRARVASMALVHEGLYRTGDFGRIELSDYVSRLTHQLESSIGGRDGVRFLLCLEPSHLSIEKAAPLGLLLNELLTNAIKHAYAPGEAGEVRVCLSRTPEGFRVMVADGGPGLPEGFAVEACQTLGMQLVANLTRQLRGMLVAENQGGATFTLTFPV, encoded by the coding sequence GTGCGGACTTCGCCCTTAAGCCGGGTCGTGGGCCGCAGCCTGCTTATGCGGCTGGTCGCGCCGGGACTGGCCTTGCTGGCGCTTCTGGCCACGGCCACGGCGGGCCTGCAATGGCGGGCCATGGAGCGCGACAATGTCCGTTTGGCCAAGACCCTGGCCGCCTTTGTCTCGGCCTACCTGGACAACGCGTACGGCTCCCTTGAGGTGTTTGCCCGGCGCTTGCCGGACACCCAGGGCGCGGCCAGCGGCGAGGCCCTTGGGGAGTTGCTGCTTTTTTCGCCCACCATGCGCCGGCTGCTCTGGATCGACGCCGCCGGCATGGTGGCCGAGACCGCCCCGCCGGGCCAGGCCGGGGCGGATTTTCCGCTCCAGTTCGACCGGCTGCGCGGCGAGCGGCTCATGCTGTCGCGGCCGCTGCCCTCGCCCGTGGACGGCCGGCTGTGCGTTTATATCGGCGTGCGCGGCCCCAAGGGGACCATCTTGGCCGGCGAACTCGATTTGGGCGGGTTGGCCCAGCAGCTGCCGTCCATGGCCGGGATGCCGGACGCCCGGGTCATGGCCTGCGACGCCTACGGCAACCTTATCGTCCACCCGGAATCGCGGCAGGTGGCCGAACAGGCCAACATCGGCGACACGCCGCTTTTTCTGGCGGCCAAGGCCGGGCGACACCGGGTGGTCTACGCCCAAGGCGGACGGTTGTGGCTGGGCACGGCCGGTAAGGCGGAACCCGGCGATTGGCAGGTGCTGCTCGCCGTGCCGGTCTGGGAACTGGTGGCCCCGGCGCTGTATCCCACGGGACTGCTTTTCGTGTTCATGGCCGGGGCGTTCGTGCTGACGTCCGGGCTTTTGCGCAAGGAGCTGCGGGAGCGGGTGGAGGAGCCGCTGGCCCGGTTCGCGGCCAGCCTGCCCAAAAGCGTCGACGAGACCGAGGGATCGGCTCCTTTTGCCGAACTTTCCGTCTTTGAAGGGGCCTTTGACGAGATGGCCAAGGCGCTGGTCAAAAACGAGCGGCTTTTCCGGTCGTCCTTCGAGCAGGCGGCGGTGGGCATGGGCCATGCCGCGCCGGATGGGGCCTGGCTTCGGGTCAACGACCGGCTGTGCGGGCTGGCCGGGCGCGGCCGGGCGGAACTGCTGGCCGGCTCCCTGGACGGATTGGCCGACGGCGAGGACCGGGAAGCGTTACGGGCGGGCATGGCCACGGCCCTGGCCGGCGGCGCGGCGACCTTTGCCCGGGAAGCGTCCGTGATCCGGCCGGACGGGCTGGCCCTTCGCTGCGCCCTGACCGTCAATCTGGTGCGCGACGAGGCAGGGGAGCCGGAATATTTCCTGTGCGTGGGCGAGGACGTCACCGACCGCTGCCGGGCCGGCGAGGCCCTGCGCCAATCCTTGGAAGACAAGGAACTGCTGCTGCGGGAAGTGCACCACCGGGTGAAAAACAACCTGCAGGTCATTTCCAGCCTGTTTTTCCTGCAAGCCGAGGTCACGAACAATGCCGAGGCCCGGGAAGTGCTTCTGGAGAGCCGGGCCAGGGTGGCTTCCATGGCCCTGGTCCACGAGGGGCTGTACCGCACCGGCGACTTCGGCCGCATTGAACTGTCCGACTACGTGTCGCGGCTGACGCATCAGCTGGAATCATCCATCGGCGGCCGGGACGGGGTACGCTTCTTGTTGTGTCTGGAGCCGTCGCACCTGTCCATCGAGAAGGCCGCGCCGCTGGGGCTGTTGCTCAACGAACTGCTCACCAACGCCATCAAGCACGCCTACGCCCCGGGCGAGGCGGGCGAGGTGCGGGTATGCCTGTCCCGGACGCCGGAGGGCTTTCGGGTCATGGTGGCGGACGGCGGGCCAGGATTGCCCGAAGGGTTTGCCGTGGAAGCCTGCCAGACCCTGGGGATGCAGCTCGTGGCCAACCTGACCCGCCAACTGCGGGGCATGCTTGTGGCCGAGAATCAGGGCGGCGCGACGTTTACCTTGACCTTTCCGGTGTAG
- the hydF gene encoding [FeFe] hydrogenase H-cluster maturation GTPase HydF gives MSETAAEKAPRGVRLVITFVGRRNAGKSSLINAVTGQDVAIVSDFAGTTTDPVAKPYELLPLGPVTLYDTAGLDDEGELGALRIAATRKVLWRTDIAVVAVDAAGGLGDPERRIIEEVRRLEIPFLVVFNKTDLAAPSPADRQWCREQGIAVVTACAADGTGATAVKEAIMALAPAESLREPVLCGDLFAPGETVVCVVPIDLAAPKGRLILPQVQVLREVLDNDGIAVTVKDRELEAALGNLRQPPAVVITDSQVILKMSGDVPDEVPLTTFSTLFARYKGDLTTLAAGAAAIDNLRDGDVVLMAEACSHHVQSDDIGRVKIPRWISQYTGRDLTFEMHAGHDFPDDLERYALVVHCGSCMFGRMEMLRRIRECTRRGVPVTNYGVAISKVQGVLDRVLAPVMR, from the coding sequence ATGTCTGAAACCGCCGCCGAGAAAGCCCCACGCGGGGTGCGTCTGGTCATCACCTTTGTCGGGCGGCGAAACGCCGGCAAGTCGTCGCTCATTAACGCCGTCACCGGCCAGGACGTGGCCATCGTGTCCGATTTCGCCGGCACCACCACCGATCCCGTGGCCAAGCCCTACGAGCTGTTGCCGCTGGGGCCGGTGACGCTCTACGACACGGCCGGCCTGGACGACGAGGGCGAGCTTGGGGCGCTGCGCATCGCGGCCACGCGCAAAGTCTTGTGGCGCACGGACATCGCCGTGGTGGCGGTGGACGCGGCCGGCGGCCTGGGCGATCCCGAACGCCGGATCATCGAGGAAGTGCGGCGGCTGGAGATTCCGTTTCTGGTGGTCTTCAACAAGACCGACCTGGCCGCGCCGTCGCCGGCCGATCGTCAGTGGTGCCGCGAGCAGGGCATTGCAGTGGTGACGGCCTGCGCCGCCGACGGAACCGGGGCCACCGCCGTCAAGGAGGCCATCATGGCCCTGGCCCCGGCCGAAAGCCTGCGCGAGCCGGTCTTGTGCGGCGACCTGTTCGCCCCGGGTGAGACCGTGGTCTGTGTGGTGCCCATCGATCTGGCTGCGCCCAAGGGCCGGCTGATCCTGCCCCAGGTGCAGGTGTTGCGCGAGGTCCTCGACAACGACGGTATCGCCGTCACGGTCAAGGACCGGGAGCTTGAGGCGGCGCTAGGGAACCTGCGCCAGCCGCCGGCCGTGGTCATCACCGACTCCCAGGTGATCCTCAAGATGTCCGGCGACGTGCCGGACGAGGTGCCGCTGACGACTTTTTCCACGCTTTTTGCCCGCTACAAAGGCGATTTGACCACCCTGGCCGCCGGGGCGGCGGCCATCGACAACCTGCGCGACGGCGACGTGGTGCTCATGGCCGAGGCCTGCTCCCATCATGTCCAGTCCGACGACATCGGCCGGGTGAAGATTCCGCGCTGGATCTCGCAGTACACCGGCCGCGACCTGACCTTTGAGATGCACGCCGGACACGACTTTCCGGACGATCTGGAACGCTACGCCCTGGTGGTGCATTGCGGCTCGTGCATGTTCGGGCGCATGGAGATGCTGCGGCGCATCCGCGAATGCACGCGCCGGGGCGTGCCGGTGACCAACTACGGCGTGGCCATCTCCAAGGTGCAGGGGGTGCTGGACCGGGTGCTGGCTCCGGTCATGCGGTAG
- the hydE gene encoding [FeFe] hydrogenase H-cluster radical SAM maturase HydE, translated as MQQAEIAKLLAGADDPGLFSAAAALTRENFGDEVYLRGVVEFSNHCRNNCRYCGLRVANTAVHRYRLSVEDVIACAGLARELSIGTIVIQSGDDFHYTRDDIARIVVEAKARADVAVTLSLGDRADDELLFWREHGADRYLLKVETFDEALYAQSRPGLTLADRLARLETLRRAGYEVGSGVITDLPGMTPEILANDLVRLAELDLDMVAVGPFVPHPATPYGDAPAGSILTAFRAMAVLRLLSPLANIPSTSALNALRDGAREQGLTLGANVVMPSLTPETVSPDYAIYPGKNAFRADARSRVEAAREAIRRVGKIPSTAVGGSKRRRHV; from the coding sequence ATGCAACAGGCTGAAATCGCCAAGCTGCTGGCCGGGGCCGACGATCCAGGACTTTTTTCCGCCGCCGCCGCCCTGACCAGGGAAAATTTCGGCGACGAGGTCTATCTGCGCGGGGTGGTGGAATTTTCCAACCACTGCCGCAACAACTGCCGCTACTGCGGCCTGCGCGTCGCCAACACGGCCGTGCACCGCTACCGCCTGTCCGTCGAGGACGTCATCGCCTGCGCCGGCCTGGCCCGGGAGCTGTCCATCGGCACCATCGTCATCCAGTCCGGCGACGACTTCCACTACACCCGCGACGACATCGCCCGCATCGTGGTCGAGGCCAAGGCCCGGGCCGACGTGGCCGTCACCCTGTCCCTGGGCGACCGGGCCGATGACGAGCTGCTGTTCTGGCGCGAGCATGGGGCCGACCGGTATCTGCTCAAGGTGGAGACCTTTGACGAGGCGCTCTATGCCCAAAGCCGGCCGGGGCTGACCCTGGCCGACCGGCTGGCGCGTCTGGAAACCCTGCGCCGGGCCGGCTACGAGGTCGGCTCGGGCGTCATCACCGACCTGCCCGGCATGACGCCGGAAATTCTGGCCAATGATCTCGTCCGGCTGGCCGAGCTGGACCTGGACATGGTCGCCGTCGGGCCTTTCGTGCCCCATCCGGCCACGCCCTACGGCGACGCCCCGGCCGGCTCGATCCTCACCGCCTTTCGGGCCATGGCCGTGCTGCGCCTGCTTTCCCCCCTGGCCAACATCCCCTCGACCTCGGCCCTAAACGCCCTGCGCGACGGCGCGCGGGAGCAGGGGCTGACCCTTGGGGCCAACGTCGTCATGCCCTCGCTGACCCCGGAAACCGTCAGCCCGGATTACGCCATCTACCCCGGCAAGAATGCCTTTCGCGCAGACGCCCGCTCCCGGGTCGAAGCGGCGCGGGAGGCCATTCGCCGGGTGGGCAAAATTCCCTCCACCGCCGTGGGCGGTTCCAAAAGGAGACGCCATGTCTGA